In one window of uncultured Acetobacteroides sp. DNA:
- a CDS encoding thioredoxin domain-containing protein has translation MLSGSLQWLAIKPVLKEKMPLERFEFLYTRLKRKPEVIKGILAESDHPEIPMMEGELILGNPYAPFIITEVVNPYCGPCAKSFDTLNELLKEAGNSIKVQFRFLAKRNREDKSTKVAAHMLALASKLSPEELRCALEAWFKEHNYENWIKEYPSNVDEHIYQRLEAQQEWAKGLGINATPTIYVNGYRWKLDMDLYDLKYSL, from the coding sequence GTGCTATCCGGATCGCTGCAATGGTTAGCGATAAAACCCGTACTAAAGGAGAAGATGCCGCTGGAGCGCTTCGAGTTTCTATATACACGCCTCAAGCGCAAGCCCGAGGTGATAAAAGGGATACTCGCCGAAAGCGACCACCCCGAAATACCTATGATGGAAGGCGAGTTAATCTTGGGCAACCCTTATGCACCCTTTATCATAACAGAAGTGGTTAATCCCTACTGTGGTCCATGCGCCAAGTCGTTCGACACGCTAAACGAGCTGCTAAAGGAGGCTGGCAATAGTATTAAAGTCCAATTCCGCTTTCTTGCAAAAAGAAATAGGGAGGACAAATCGACAAAAGTTGCAGCCCATATGCTTGCCCTTGCATCGAAGCTATCGCCCGAAGAGTTACGATGTGCACTCGAGGCTTGGTTTAAGGAGCACAACTACGAGAATTGGATAAAAGAATACCCATCCAACGTAGATGAGCATATTTACCAACGGCTGGAAGCCCAGCAGGAATGGGCAAAAGGCTTAGGTATTAATGCCACACCAACCATATACGTTAACGGCTACCGCTGGAAGCTGGATATGGATCTCTACGACTTAAAGTATAGCCTATAG